The proteins below are encoded in one region of Sminthopsis crassicaudata isolate SCR6 chromosome 1, ASM4859323v1, whole genome shotgun sequence:
- the LOC141555974 gene encoding protein BTG2-like has product MRRGPGAAMRAEVASAAGFITRLLRGPGGFAEEQLQLFRESLQEALTDHYQHHWFPRTPSRGSGYRCIRINHRLDPLVGRAAGESGLSPRRLFQLLPRELTLWVDPSEVSYRIGEDGSIGVLYRGPPARSPPIGAPDGRGPRYPGEWRRGPARTAA; this is encoded by the exons ATGCGCCGGGGGCCCGGGGCCGCCATGCGGGCCGAGGTGGCCTCGGCCGCCGGCTTCATCACGCGGCTGCTCCGCGGCCCCGGGGGCTTTGCCGAGGAGCAGCTGCAGCTCTTCCGCGAGTCTCTGCAGGAGGCGCTCACAG ATCACTACCAGCATCACTGGTTCCCTCGGACGCCGTCGCGGGGCTCCGGTTACCGCTGCATCCGCATCAACCACCGCCTGGACCCGCTGGTGGGGCGGGCGGCGGGAGAGAGCGGGCTCAGCCCCCGGCGCCTCTTCCAGCTGCTGCCCCGAGAGCTGACGCTGTGGGTGGACCCGTCCGAGGTGTCCTACCGCATCGGCGAGGACGGCTCCATCGGGGTTCTGTACCGCGGGCCCCCGGCGCGCAGCCCGCCCATCGGCGCCCCCGACGGCCGGGGCCCTCGCTACCCCGGGGAGTGGCGGCGCGGGCCAGCCCGGACGGCCGCCTGA